The DNA sequence gttttttaaaagatttgtgACAAATGAACCCCTTTTCAGAGGACCCAAGATGCATTTTTGCATATTTCTCAACCCATACTAATGTCAAGCTAGCTATCTAGTTAGATTCATATAAATTATTCGATGCATGTTTATTGTATATtgtatattgatatttatatttagatttaattttattatttgattatatttatattaattttttatatatatttgtagttTTGATTTAATCAACTCACTTATTCTTTCTTTAGGATTTGCCAACTGATTTTGACAATTATCTTTGACAAGGaagatttaaaaagattgtTCTTTACAGATCACGAAAGATAGTGAAGTGCAAACTATTGTTAATGAATACTCCAAAGAAGTCTAGTAAAATTGGAAGTGGCTGGAAGAAATTTTGTACTTCTCATGGATTTGATGAAACTATGGACTTGGTTTTTGAAGTTAACTAGATGAAAAACAATCAGAACGTCAAAGTGCTgacatattgtaatttttaatttatattttgttttatgtttttttttttttgaaaatgccAATGTAGCAATAGTACTCTTTTGACTATGTGTTGCTTATATACTTTGTCAAACtactaatttttatattttcatcaatGAGTATTTATACTTTTACTTGGTATTAATTCTTTGTGTACATTTTGGTATGCTATTTTAACATACTTTTAGTGCAATTACTTTGAACGGAAATGAATAAATTTCGattaaatttttagtaaattGTTATGCATATTTCTAACATAAATGTTAAACATTGGTTtgaattgataaatattttagaaaaagattattaatttCACAAAGACCTTATTTTAGTTATCTAGAGAAAGAATGTGTTAttatattaatcaaattaaatttgcCGCATGTTTGACCATAGAACTTGGAATCAAGTTTCTATTAAATTGTGTTGTGGTTTGTACTATCTTTAGTgcttacataaaaaaaacacgTGTTGTTATctgcaaaaagaaaacaactatGAAACAATTCCTATTTATATGATGTTTCTGTCTTATTAACAGTGTACACTGCATGTGCTTTCTATTTGTAGGATTTATTTACTGATGAAAACTTTTTGTACTATTATAACTAGTTTATattacaaatacaaatatatttgtttctacAATAGTGATTACATGTACAATGTCaaataaaaagttgaagaaatACATTGATGAATATAGCACCAAATCAGTAAACATTTTTCCAACCCTTTATTGAACTTATTTGTGTTTTTGCTTCTTCTTCAAATTGTAATGTTTCAAAGTATTCCAAGTATAGTTCTGGAATGGAGAAAAAACATTGCCAAAGTGTAAGGATTAGAAGGAAGATGCTACTAGATGAAAGATTGCATACAAGAAGTAAGAATTATTCAGGTTAGTTTGTAACATTTGATTGTACTCAGGTTGCATGATTGTACTCATGTAGTTTGAAAACAACTTCAATAAAGAGGTATAAGTTTGTAACAATAGGATATGAAGTGCTCATTTGTATtactaaaatttttgttttctgacaGATAATAAAGAAGACAatcgaagaagaaaaaagaaatatacaaaaaatgGTTATGAAAGTAGCAACACATCAGTCGCTTTCTAGAGTTGAACTTTATCTTCCACGTCCAATATTCACACATGGATAACTAAATGTTGCTATTTCTTTGgtaaaaacaaagaaaggaCTGAAAATACATATTctagatgaagatgaaaatgtgaccaacacaactaaaaacgttctctacaaagaaatttttgaaactcaTTAACAAAAAGAGATTTTAGGTATGTATCTCAGTAtttgtgattattatttaaacttATTCAATTGTTCAAACATAGATAAACTTATTGAAATTAACTACAATGATGAAAATTGCATATCGTCCTAATTATGGTGGTTGTCTTATTTAAATTGTACATTACAAGCGATGAACCACCTTTTGTCCACcaattaaaatgatattcaatGTTTATCATATTTTTGGAGATGACATATTATCTTTATGCATCATCcactttacaaattaaaaagatGTCATTTTTCATCATAGATATAATCTGTATATCACTCGTTGttcattataataacaaaaaaaattacatttgaaAAAGTCCTGCGCATTGCACAAATAAAAAGACTAGCATCATACATTTTGAATCTATATGAATAAAATCATAAGATTAGCTTCATAActcgaattttgaaatttgataaaaaagaaaatgaatttctTAGTACGATGCATCTTACACTTAATCTCAATCACCCTTGACACCGAGACCACCACGCTGGAAAAGCACACCATGAATTCAACTACTAACTACttcaaatcaacaaaaatacCAGGATAAATCCTTCACTTGAAAGATCTTGTACTAACCATGGCAAACAACCTTCACACAACTTTAAcggtgagaaaaaaaaaaacagaaataagGTTTCAAAGTGTCTGAAGAAGtaaagatataataataatttatttattttaatatatattttttagggGTAAAATGAATGCAACAAAACAAAagttgggggtgcaggaagaacaCAACGGGCTGAAGGAAGAAACCCCAGAAAAAACCATTATCATTGGTCACAGGTCACACAAATGCTACCAGCAAATTCATTTCTCAGCTTCTGAAACCAGGAAATTGGAACATTCAATTCAATTCTTGCTAGCTGCTTCAGAgagtaaacaaataataaaccttagaagaagaagaagaagaggttTCGAATTGAATGGAGTCGTCGTCGTCCATTCGAATCCGAAGATTCGATGAGCTTCCAACGGCCAAAGACTTCGACTCTCTGATAGAGCTTTCAAACGTTCCCGCTGTATGTAAACAACACACAACACTCTttattctctctcttctctctttcatGCGCAATTTATTATTTACAGTTAATTAATTGGTGGTTTTTTCAATCCGGAAAAAAAGGTTTTTCGCGGGTGCACCAAAAGTTGGAAGGCATTCTCGCACTGGAATCCATCCAACGGTGGCCTCGACTACTTGCAGGTTCCTCTTCACTTTACTCACATTCTCTTCTCTGCATCGTTCATCTCCTTGTGTCTTGTATCATTGATTGAAGTAAGTTAACAGTCTGTTGAACATTTTCATTTGCTGCTATGTGTTGAAACCCAGGCACGCGTGGGCTCTTGCACGGTGGAGGCCATGATATCTCAATCTGCACCTGTTTTTTATGGTGATCTTGGAAGCCATCAGAGGGTATTCTTTTTCGTTTCTCAAAAACTATCTATATATGGTTTTCGGTCTACTGATGAAATGATGCGTGATTAATCTGTTTTTCTTTCCTTGCAGGTTCCTCTTCCATTTTCTAACTTCCTTGATTTTTGCAAGAAGCGGATGCAGATGCAAAGTAAGCGCCACCATCAGGGTCTTGATCATTGTCCTGCCTCACAAACTGACGATGATACAAAACATGCTTGTTTATCCTTGGAAGATGCTCCCGAACAAATTTATTTAGCACAGGTTCAAAATCCAACATCTATTAGATAGTCGGTAATTTTGCCAACTGatttataaaaagattttcttaattgttttttatgaaGGTTATGTGCTTTGTTATATTTCATTGAATTTGATTGTCATCTCTGCGTTGGCGCTGTCCCTAAGTTGATGAAATGACAATGAAGAATATTCATAGGCATAAAGTATAGCATGTGAAATCAATGCTATTATATAATAGTTAGTGATAAAAGCTACCTGAATTGGCATTCATCTCCATGAGTACCATCTAACCTAAGTGCTATCTGCTTACCTTGGGTGATTATATATTCGTCTTCATTGTAAGAAAATTTACCCTcacaatttctaaaataattccCTAGAAGGtgagtttttttgttttctttttagatAGTGTGATGGTGGCATATTTTCAAATGAATGTTGGTGATGTATATTTCAGGTACCAATAATGAACAGCGATAGTCAGGAAACCGTTCAGTTAGAAACCCTAAAGGAAGACATTCAGACGGTTGGTGCATTTATCCCTGTTATTTGTTGTAGTCTACAGCTATGTATATCTAGTTGTTCTCTGTAATAGGAGCTTTTATTACTACCCtttttatttgggctttttgtTTTCTGCAGCCTTCGATTTTGGCATCAAAAGAGTTATCTTCTATAAATTTGTGGATGAACAATGCTGAAGCCAGATCAAGTACTCACTATGATCCACACCACAATCTTCTTTGTATAGTTTCTGGCTGCAAACGAGGTATGTCTTCCTCTTATTGATGTATCCTATGACCTTGCCAGTGTGTGGTTTTTCTTCTGAGTGATGGATGTGGTATTTCTCAGTTTTCTTTTACACATTCTTAGGGTATCAGTTATTAGTAAATTTCAGTACATTGGTATGGTTTACTGATGTTTTAGTCTATTTAATGTCTAAAGTAATGTGACGATAAACAATGTATCACCCCCAATAGGGTTTTGGAACTTTATTTACTTCTCCCTCAAGCTTTGTTTTCAAGAGTCTTCTCATTTCCCtctattcaatttattttacaacCTTCTCTAACAATCAAATTCTTTGTAGTTGTTTTGTGGCCTCCTTCTGCCAGTCCCTCACTCTACCCAATGCCCATATACGGGGAGGCTTCTAATCACAggtattatttaaaaacaaatattaagaggagagagagagagaataaaTAGAGAATTACTGTATGACCAAATGCACTCAGTGATTGTTAGGTCTCCTATCTCTATCAATGTGTTGAATAGGTTGTTGTACCCTGCGCTATTACTAGCATGAGACGAATTCAACTCTTAGAAGTGAAGTCCACAAAACACAACTCACTAGTTAGTAGTCACCAAGGCATCATTATATTCTGACATCTCTGTTGTTTTTTCCTAATAAAATCCATGTGGCAGTTCTGTATCTCTAGAAAATCCTGACTACTCAATTTATCCAAGGGCAGAATGCTCAATGGAGTTTGCTCAAAAGGTTGTTCTTCAGGCAGGTGATGGACTTTTCATTCCCGAAGGCTGGTAAGCCCTAAAATTTGACAATGTCTTTAGGATATGACTTTCTCAGTGTCTGTCATCTGAACTAGGGGAACTTGGCTTAGGCTGGATGGTTTGGACAGAGAAACTTGTTGCATGATAATAGTATAAGttgtcatttattttttgtcaatctTTCTAGCAGCCATTGCTgatcagaaagaaaaaagatcATGTAAAATATACCCAAGAAAGAATCTATACATATTTGTTTGAGATTTTTGAGGTTTTCAATGATGGTTGTTAATCTTTGAATTGTTTCATGCTTGTCAAATTGTAAATATAGGCGtgctttgttttcaatttatatttgtgTCTGTGTCTTAACTGCTTGTATCCATTCATACAGCCTTACAGGCCCAACGAATCTTCACACTAACATTTCTAAAGGCCACTCTCTcatttcttttgtatatttGTGTTGCATTATATTTTCCTCATTTCCAGGACCATCTTATTATTTAAGGTTGGAATGGTTACATTTGAAAGTGTACTGTTTTATATGATGTGGCCTTGTTAGATTGATTTCCATATTTTATTCATTGGCATAAAACACTTTGTTAAAGGTTGTTGTGCCAAGAGAGTATAATATTTCCTGTAGGATGGAAAGCATTAAGATATACtgaatgtaatttaaaattctGTTTGTTATTTATACATCTGGAGACAAAGCATCATGCTTCGTTTTTCACTTTAAGCTTCGTGTTCATATTTTGTCATAATTTCTGTGTATTTGGTGCTTAAAATGCTATTAGTGTATTTCCCTTAGATTTGTTGGTTATGCGCATCTgacaatataaatttattttacacaaCTCAGTTGGATTAGACAATATAACAGGTAACATGGTTAAAGTATTTAGAGTGCTTCGTACATAATGACCAAAAAACGGGAGATGTAAAACATAGGATTTAAGCAGGATAGGTGAAATTGTGGTGTCCTCTATGATAGAAAGGCACCAGCAGTCAAGCTTAAAGGAAAATTGAATGGAATTGAATGTTGGGTGTAAAATAGCTAGTTGGAGAATAAATTTAACGTAGTAGATGTGAGGGGACATACTAGACAAGATAGAATTAGGAATGAATGCATTGGAATGCATTGTAGAAAATGTGGTTGAAACATGCATCGGATCAGATGGTTTGGGTGTGTGGAGAAGActtgtattataattatagaagcCTCATTGTGGAGAGTTGATCAAATGTAGGGTAAAACAATCGCTAGAGGTTGGTGGAGACagaaaaattgtagaaaaaataattaagaaggATTTAGAGGTCAATTAGTTTTCTATtgatatgattcatgacatctttttggttttgtttgatGTATGCAGTTGACCCCACCTAGTGTGCAAAGCCTTGGTTATTGTTTTTGTATCTAAATATCTACAAACTTCTTAAAATGTCTCgcatttgttatttatatttcattggTCTCATTAATACTTTTTGCTATAGGTTCCATCAGGTAGATAGTGATGATTTGACCATTGCAATTAACTTTTGGTGGAGATCTAACATGATGTCTTGCATGTTGGAACACATGGATGCTTATTATTTACGCAGAATATTGAGAAGGTAAGATATTGGTGATGATGTAGTTTTTATGCATAATTTATCCCCAAATAATGCTTATGAGATATACTGACTTTTGAATGTTATTCTTTTTCTTGTCAATTATAATTCACCTATTGGATGGGACACATACGAAGATTGATTGACAAAGAAATGGTACGTGCCTGGTTAAAATTGTGTCATTTACTGATGAAAGTTCTAATAAAGTGTACATTCTACTTCATTCTTTATTCCTTTTCACGTACTGGGTGGTTGGTATTGGAGGATGGATACAGCTATAAAGCTAAAAATTGATACTTTAGTATACTATTTTGTAACTTTTGAACACACCTAGAGAGGTATACATGtaaattatttcctttttttagAAATCTTCTGATGTGTATGTTGCTTCTTTTAGTGTTATTCTTTGTGCCTTTTTTCTATTTAGAGTATCACTCACTGGTTTAAAAAGTTTCAGATTGGTCATTGAGACCAATGGTGAAGTGGATCAATTTTGGGTATGAGCCCAAATAAGTCATTTACTTGGAAAGTATATtccagaagaaagaaaaagactGAGTGAGTTGAGAGTTATTGATGTAGCAAGTGTGAGGAGAGAGGgattggttggtgagacatggtTTATTGGAGAGGAGATATCATTGGTTAGTATTTTTCTGTTGCAGGGGGGTTATCTTCATGTAGGAGCTTTGGCAGAATATTTCTTAGGCTTCTTGATTGTAAGAGACCTAGTAGTTCATTTCCttattaatcaataattttctGTCCTTGTCATTCTATCAAGTCTATGATTAGATAGTTATTTGTTGTCAAATTACAATTATGAAAGGTTTTAATTGCTATTTGAGGAGTAACAGCTGTTGAAGTAGTAAGCACAAACTTATGAACTCCTGTCATTTTCTCTATAATTTTATCTCAAGTCTGGAGAAGGGAATGGTTTGCTAAGTTCATTATAAAGTTAAACCATCTGGTTATTAGTGCTTCTCTCCCTAGTCTTCATAAATTCGAAGTAATTGTATTGAACTTGtgacatgtttatttttttcaatagacAGGACCAACTACTGCGTAAATTGGGGTTGGAAACTAGGATGCGGGTATGCGAGTTGCCTAATAATGAACAAGCAGGTAGGTAAATTACAAGAAGGTGCTGATGAAGTTTGTTTTTATGAGTGTCTCCTTGTGAGAAGAATATCCCTTCTATCTTTTTGCCAGTGGCTGTCTAACCCAGTATTGATAATCTGATTGTCAGATCATGCCGATCATGCCGATGTAAATGATGGTAAGTTGTTGAAAGGGAtggatttaaaagagaaaagacTTAAAGAGAGGAAGACTTTGCAAGAATTGGAACCGGCTGCAGTTCAGGTGCTTCATGAACTTGTGTCTTTAGTTCACAACAGTGTCAACGCCAACCAGGATCGGCAATCACTGTCAACTTCTACAAATGGTTATGAGCTTGTACTGAAtgataaatttgagaaaatagTGAATGCTGACTATAAAGATGATCCAGTTGCTAAATTTCTCTGGGACATCAATCCACAAACTCTCCAAGAAGTCTTTCTTGCTATGGCGGTTGGTTTACATTAACCTACTAAACTTGCAAATGTCAAAGAAGTTTGATATTCTTTATGCAATTCTTGGTACTTTGAACTTGTGGGGTGGGTGTTTTCATTATGGTTAGATATATTACTTGGTCAtaacaatgaaaattttcattccTTATGAGTTGACaaacatgtttggatgagattgagatttttgtttgttgtattaGGATAAGGGCATTGTGACCGCTTCTTTAGTTTTATATGTTGTGCTTTCCATCGTTTTTTCAATTATCAATGATATTGGAGCTATTACTACTTCTGCAACTTGAATTATATACTAATCTTTTTAGGTTTTAGTTGTTTGTTTGATCATTTAAGTTGTatgcatttatatattatttgaagCATGTTGGATTATTTACTATTTTCAGCACAATTTCCCAAGAACTTTAGAGGCTCTTGTTCTGCATGTACTTTCGCCAGTTGGGGCTGAAGTCCTTACTCGGAAATTTGATGAGATGGATCAACATACTCTTGAGGAAGATCGGTACTTACTCGTATAGATAACATCTATTTTTTTGTAGTTGTCAAAATGATAATATCCAATTTTGTCCCTGTAATTTTAGGAATGGATTCTATGAAGCTTTCTACAGTGTATTTGAAGACCAATCTGCAGCAATGAATTCAATTCTAAAAGGGAAGGAGTTGTTCACTCAACAGGTAATTGTTGAGCTGTGCTCTAGCTTTATCTTTTGGAATTTAATATTCTGAATTTAgcttataatttatatttgcaAAATTTAGTTCTATATTTAGCCATTTAGCTTGTGTTGTGAGCTTCAGCAAGATGGTATTTCGCTCATTAGAACTTTCTGCCAATAAGCAAGTCAAACATTTGTTTCCATGCTCTATAGAAACCATGAACATATAGCCGACTTTAAAAGCTTATTGAGGAATTACATCTGTTTCTTTTGCCCACATGGTTGATGTAATATTACTATATCAGTTTTACTTGGGTGAAAGAAAGTGAACACTTGTTGATTGCCAATCTCTTTTTTAGTTGTTTTCACTAAGTTCAAAGTTACACCATTTTGTTTCCACTCTGGCCGCATTCAATGCCTAGCAAACAGCAATGCTGGTATATGATCCAGGATCAAAATGCCTTGATATTTGAACGGTAGTTTATTATATGACAAAGCTATTTTGTTGTTGCAATCTAGGGCCAGACTTGTGACTTATCTTGGATGGATTAATGTTAGGATCACGTAGAGGTTATTCTCATTCCAATAACTATTGCTGCCTATCTATCTAAAATTAATTGGGCATGACAGAGGTTACTATCTGCCTGTCATTACTCGACTGTGCTTAAATAATTGCACTATATCAAGCTCGATATGCATTTGATGTCATATTTCCGCTATTCTATCTTTGTTTTTGCATTTGGCGCTTTTATCATATCCTCTGATATTTTCATTCGCTTTGCCTCAACATTTATAACATTCTATATACTCTCTGTCATTTTCGTTTTGAATAATCGATGATTTTCTGACCaaagaaactattttttatttctcagaATCAATTGATTTTGACAATTTTGACTGTCAtgttctgtattttttttttgcctgAGAGTGACAGATTTCCTAAATATACTTTGATGGTGGCATCTTTCTCTTTTCAATAGTCTCTATCCTCATCATTATTGCTATGCATGAGTCTTGCATTTGTTGCACTGCATGTGCATTGAGACTTTAGTTTCACTTTCATGTATATGAGAGAGAATATGCAAATGGGTTAAGAGTTTTCTCTGTTCAGAAAATTACTTAGTCATATAAACGTggaatgttttaataaaaactgATCGAAGctaattttattaaactttgAACAACTCATGAAAGTAcatgcataatttaaaataggCTTAGGCGTTTCAAATGCATTGATTCTTTTACTTTCTTTACTTGTATGGCTCAGGCGTTTAAAAACGTATTGGATAAATTTGTGGGAGTGAATCTGGAAAGCTGAAAGCTGGGTGTTAGAAGAGATTCAAAAAGGAGTAAACTTGATGGACGAATTGGCCCACCAGTACCTCCAAAAAGTAAATTGATGCTTGAAGCATTTCTTCGTCTGGGTCCCTAGATGCCAAGTGAAGTGAAACATATGAATGAATTGGCCCACAAACTGATGCATATAGGAGACTGAAGCTGTTCGTCTGGGCCTGTACTTTTGTTTGTCGTTTATAGTTCAGTAGACCATCATCACTATTTTGAACTGTATTCATATTTGTACAAGTTACAACAGATGTGTATATACGTTCAATTAACATGCCAAAGTTCTTTGTCCCCGTCATATGCTTCTTTTCcttaaacgaaaaaaaaaattcagtttgGACGCTGGATTAGGAAAATACTAAAACAATGTTACCTTATTTGTGTTGATGTTTCTACCCATAATTCAGAATGTTTTAACTGGCGTGAGAAACATatatggatgaaaaaaaaaaatgcgtGGTCTTGATTTGAAACAGGTACCAGATCAGTGAGCAGCTTTAGAAGCCTAATTTAGACAAATTAT is a window from the Vigna unguiculata cultivar IT97K-499-35 chromosome 7, ASM411807v1, whole genome shotgun sequence genome containing:
- the LOC114191112 gene encoding uncharacterized protein LOC114191112, which produces MESSSSIRIRRFDELPTAKDFDSLIELSNVPAVFRGCTKSWKAFSHWNPSNGGLDYLQARVGSCTVEAMISQSAPVFYGDLGSHQRVPLPFSNFLDFCKKRMQMQSKRHHQGLDHCPASQTDDDTKHACLSLEDAPEQIYLAQVPIMNSDSQETVQLETLKEDIQTPSILASKELSSINLWMNNAEARSSTHYDPHHNLLCIVSGCKRVVLWPPSASPSLYPMPIYGEASNHSSVSLENPDYSIYPRAECSMEFAQKVVLQAGDGLFIPEGWFHQVDSDDLTIAINFWWRSNMMSCMLEHMDAYYLRRILRRLIDKEMDQLLRKLGLETRMRVCELPNNEQADHADHADVNDGKLLKGMDLKEKRLKERKTLQELEPAAVQVLHELVSLVHNSVNANQDRQSLSTSTNGYELVLNDKFEKIVNADYKDDPVAKFLWDINPQTLQEVFLAMAHNFPRTLEALVLHVLSPVGAEVLTRKFDEMDQHTLEEDRNGFYEAFYSVFEDQSAAMNSILKGKELFTQQAFKNVLDKFVGVNLES